From a region of the Pan paniscus chromosome 19, NHGRI_mPanPan1-v2.0_pri, whole genome shotgun sequence genome:
- the TRPV3 gene encoding transient receptor potential cation channel subfamily V member 3 isoform X1: MHKVTASDTGKTCLMKALLNINPNTKEIVRILLAFAEENDILGRFINAEYTEEAYEGQTALNIAIERRQGDIAAVLIAAGADVNAHAKGAFFNPKYQHEGFYFGETPLALAACTNQPEIVQLLMEHEQTDITSQDSRGNNILHALVTVAEDFKTQNDFVKRMYDMILLRSGNWELETTRNNDGLTPLQLAAKMGKAEILKYILSREIKEKRLRSLSRKFTDWAYGPVSSSLYDLTNVDTTTENSVLEITVYNTNIDNRHEMLTLEPLHTLLHMKWKKFAKHMFFLSFCFYFFYNITLTLVSYYRPREEEAVPHPLALTHKMGWLQLLGRMFVLIWAMCIAVKEGIAIFLLRPSDLQSILSDAWFHFVFFVQAVLVILSVFLYLFAYKEYLACLVLAMALGWANMLYYTRGFQSMGMYSVMIQKVILHDVLKFLFVYIVFLLGFGVALASLIEKCPKDNKDCSSYGSFSDAVLELFKLTIGLGDLNIQQNSKYPILFLFLLITYVILTFVLLLNMLIALMGETVENVSKESERIWRLQRARTILEFEKMLPEWLRSRFRMGELCKVAEDDFRLCLRINEVKWTEWKTHVSFLNEDPGPVRRTADFNKIQDSSRNNSKTTLNAFEEIEEFPETSV, from the exons ATGCACAAGGTGACGGCCTCCGACACGGGGAAGACCTGCCTGATGAAGGCCTTGTTAAACATCAACCCCAACACCAAGGAGATCGTGCGGATCCTGCTTGCCTTTGCTGAAGAGAACGACATCCTGGGCAGGTTCATCAATGCCGAGTACACAGAGGAGGCCTATGAAG GGCAGACGGCGCTGAACATCGCCATCGAGCGGCGGCAGGGGGACATCGCAGCCGTGCTCATCGCCGCCGGCGCCGACGTCAACGCGCACGCCAAGGGGGCCTTCTTCAACCCCAAGTACCAACACGAAGGCTTCTACTTCG GTGAGACGCCCCTGGCCCTGGCAGCATGCACCAACCAGCCCGAGATTGTGCAGCTGCTGATGGAGCACGAGCAGACGGACATCACCTCGCAGGACTCACGAGGCAACAACATCCTTCACGCCCTGGTGACCGTGGCCGAGGACTTCAAGACACAGAACGACTTTGTGAAGCGCATGTACGACATGATACTACTGCGGAGTGGCAACTGGGAGCTGGAGACCACTCGCAACAACGATGGCCTCACGCCGCTGCAGCTGGCCGCCAAGATGGGCAAGGCGGAG ATCCTGAAGTACATCCTCAGTCGTGAGATCAAGGAGAAGCGGCTCCGGAGCCTGTCCAGGAAGTTCACCGACTGGGCGTACGGACCCGTGTCGTCCTCCCTCTACGACCTTACCAACGTGGACACCACCACGGAGAACTCAGTGCTGGAAATCACTGTCTACAACACCAACATCGAC AACCGGCACGAGATGCTGACCCTGGAGCCGCTGCACACGCTGCTGCATATGAAGTGGAAGAAGTTTGCCAAGCACATGTTCTTTCTGtccttctgcttttatttcttctacaaCATCACCCTGACCCTCGTCTCGTACTACCGCCCCCGGGAGGAGGAG GCCGTCCCGCACCCCTTGGCCCTGACCCACAAGATGGGGTGGCTGCAGCTCCTAGGGAGGATGTTTGTGCTCATCTGGGCCATGTGCATCGCTGTAAAAGAG GGCATTGCCATCTTCCTGCTGAGACCCTCGGATCTGCAGTCCATCCTCTCAGATGCCTGGTTCCACTTTGTCTT TTTTGTCCAAGCTGTGCTTGTGATACTGTCTGTCTTCTTGTACTTGTTTGCCTACAAAGAGTACCTCGCCTGCCTCGTGCTGGCCATGGCCCTGGGCTGGGCGAACATGCTCTACTATACGCGGGGTTTCCAGTCCATGGGCATGTACAGCGTCATGATCCAGAAG GTCATTTTGCATGATGTTCTGAAGTTCTTGTTCGTATATATCGTGTTTTTGCTTGGATTTGGAGTAG CCTTGGCCTCGCTGATCGAGAAGTGTCCCAAAGACAACAAGGACTGCAGCTCCTACGGCAGTTTCAGCGACGCAGTGCTGGAACTCTTCAAGCTCACCATAGGCCTGGGTGACCTGAACATCCAGCAGAACTCCAAGTATCCCATTCTCTTTCTGTTCCTGCTCATCACCTATGTCATCCTCACCTTTGTTCTGCTCCTCAACATGCTCATTGCTCTGATGGGCGAGACTGTGGAGAACGTCTCCAAGGAGAGCGAACGCATCTGGCGCCTGCAG AGAGCCAGGACCATCTTGGAGTTTGAGAAAATGTTACCAGAATGGCTGAGGAGCAGATTCCGGATGGGAGAGCTGTGCAAAGTGGCCGAGGATGATTTCCGACTGTGTTTGCG GATCAATGAGGTGAAGTGGACTGAATGGAAGACGCACGTCTCCTTCCTTAACGAAGACCCGGGGCCTGTAAGACGAACAG cagatttCAACAAAATCCAAGATTCTTCCAGGAACAACAGCAAAACCACTCTCAATGCATTTGAAGAAATAGAGGAATTCCCGGAAACGTCGGTGTAG
- the TRPV3 gene encoding transient receptor potential cation channel subfamily V member 3 isoform X2 gives MSHHTWPSPALNLDFATYLLRGLGAHFFLEIEGFEPNPTVAKTSPPVFSKPMDSNIRQCISGNCDDMDSPQSPQDDVTETPSNPNSPSAHLAKEEQRRKKRRLKKCIFAAVSEGCVEELVELLVELQELCRRRHDEDVPDFLMHKVTASDTGKTCLMKALLNINPNTKEIVRILLAFAEENDILGRFINAEYTEEAYEGQTALNIAIERRQGDIAAVLIAAGADVNAHAKGAFFNPKYQHEGFYFGETPLALAACTNQPEIVQLLMEHEQTDITSQDSRGNNILHALVTVAEDFKTQNDFVKRMYDMILLRSGNWELETTRNNDGLTPLQLAAKMGKAEILKYILSREIKEKRLRSLSRKFTDWAYGPVSSSLYDLTNVDTTTENSVLEITVYNTNIDNRHEMLTLEPLHTLLHMKWKKFAKHMFFLSFCFYFFYNITLTLVSYYRPREEEAVPHPLALTHKMGWLQLLGRMFVLIWAMCIAVKEGIAIFLLRPSDLQSILSDAWFHFVFFVQAVLVILSVFLYLFAYKEYLACLVLAMALGWANMLYYTRGFQSMGMYSVMIQKVILHDVLKFLFVYIVFLLGFGVALASLIEKCPKDNKDCSSYGSFSDAVLELFKLTIGLGDLNIQQNSKYPILFLFLLITYVILTFVLLLNMLIALMGETVENVSKESERIWRLQRARTILEFEKMLPEWLRSRFRMGELCKVAEDDFRLCLRINEVKWTEWKTHVSFLNEDPGPVRRTADFNKIQDSSRNNSKTTLNAFEEIEEFPETSV, from the exons atgagccaccacacctggcctagccCAGCTTTGAATCTGGACTTTGCTACCTATCTGCTGCgcggccttgg TGCACACTTCTTCCTGGAGATAGAAGGGTTTGAGCCCAACCCCACAGTTGCCAAGACCTCTCCTCCTGTCTTCTCCAAGCCCATGGATTCCAACATCCGGCAGTG CATCTCTGGTAACTGTGATGACATGGACTCCCCCCAGTCTCCTCAGGATGATGTGACAGAGACCCCATCCAATCCCAACAGCCCCAG TGCACACCTGGCCAAGGAAgagcagaggaggaaaaagaggcgGCTGAAGAAGTGCATCTTTGCAGCCGTGTCTGAGGGCTGCGTGGAGGAGTTGGTAGAGTTGCTGGTGGAGCTGCAGGAGCTTTGCAGGCGGCGCCATGATGAGGATGTGCCTG ACTTCCTCATGCACAAGGTGACGGCCTCCGACACGGGGAAGACCTGCCTGATGAAGGCCTTGTTAAACATCAACCCCAACACCAAGGAGATCGTGCGGATCCTGCTTGCCTTTGCTGAAGAGAACGACATCCTGGGCAGGTTCATCAATGCCGAGTACACAGAGGAGGCCTATGAAG GGCAGACGGCGCTGAACATCGCCATCGAGCGGCGGCAGGGGGACATCGCAGCCGTGCTCATCGCCGCCGGCGCCGACGTCAACGCGCACGCCAAGGGGGCCTTCTTCAACCCCAAGTACCAACACGAAGGCTTCTACTTCG GTGAGACGCCCCTGGCCCTGGCAGCATGCACCAACCAGCCCGAGATTGTGCAGCTGCTGATGGAGCACGAGCAGACGGACATCACCTCGCAGGACTCACGAGGCAACAACATCCTTCACGCCCTGGTGACCGTGGCCGAGGACTTCAAGACACAGAACGACTTTGTGAAGCGCATGTACGACATGATACTACTGCGGAGTGGCAACTGGGAGCTGGAGACCACTCGCAACAACGATGGCCTCACGCCGCTGCAGCTGGCCGCCAAGATGGGCAAGGCGGAG ATCCTGAAGTACATCCTCAGTCGTGAGATCAAGGAGAAGCGGCTCCGGAGCCTGTCCAGGAAGTTCACCGACTGGGCGTACGGACCCGTGTCGTCCTCCCTCTACGACCTTACCAACGTGGACACCACCACGGAGAACTCAGTGCTGGAAATCACTGTCTACAACACCAACATCGAC AACCGGCACGAGATGCTGACCCTGGAGCCGCTGCACACGCTGCTGCATATGAAGTGGAAGAAGTTTGCCAAGCACATGTTCTTTCTGtccttctgcttttatttcttctacaaCATCACCCTGACCCTCGTCTCGTACTACCGCCCCCGGGAGGAGGAG GCCGTCCCGCACCCCTTGGCCCTGACCCACAAGATGGGGTGGCTGCAGCTCCTAGGGAGGATGTTTGTGCTCATCTGGGCCATGTGCATCGCTGTAAAAGAG GGCATTGCCATCTTCCTGCTGAGACCCTCGGATCTGCAGTCCATCCTCTCAGATGCCTGGTTCCACTTTGTCTT TTTTGTCCAAGCTGTGCTTGTGATACTGTCTGTCTTCTTGTACTTGTTTGCCTACAAAGAGTACCTCGCCTGCCTCGTGCTGGCCATGGCCCTGGGCTGGGCGAACATGCTCTACTATACGCGGGGTTTCCAGTCCATGGGCATGTACAGCGTCATGATCCAGAAG GTCATTTTGCATGATGTTCTGAAGTTCTTGTTCGTATATATCGTGTTTTTGCTTGGATTTGGAGTAG CCTTGGCCTCGCTGATCGAGAAGTGTCCCAAAGACAACAAGGACTGCAGCTCCTACGGCAGTTTCAGCGACGCAGTGCTGGAACTCTTCAAGCTCACCATAGGCCTGGGTGACCTGAACATCCAGCAGAACTCCAAGTATCCCATTCTCTTTCTGTTCCTGCTCATCACCTATGTCATCCTCACCTTTGTTCTGCTCCTCAACATGCTCATTGCTCTGATGGGCGAGACTGTGGAGAACGTCTCCAAGGAGAGCGAACGCATCTGGCGCCTGCAG AGAGCCAGGACCATCTTGGAGTTTGAGAAAATGTTACCAGAATGGCTGAGGAGCAGATTCCGGATGGGAGAGCTGTGCAAAGTGGCCGAGGATGATTTCCGACTGTGTTTGCG GATCAATGAGGTGAAGTGGACTGAATGGAAGACGCACGTCTCCTTCCTTAACGAAGACCCGGGGCCTGTAAGACGAACAG cagatttCAACAAAATCCAAGATTCTTCCAGGAACAACAGCAAAACCACTCTCAATGCATTTGAAGAAATAGAGGAATTCCCGGAAACGTCGGTGTAG
- the TRPV3 gene encoding transient receptor potential cation channel subfamily V member 3 isoform X3: MSHHTWPSPALNLDFATYLLRGLGAHFFLEIEGFEPNPTVAKTSPPVFSKPMDSNIRQCISGNCDDMDSPQSPQDDVTETPSNPNSPSAHLAKEEQRRKKRRLKKCIFAAVSEGCVEELVELLVELQELCRRRHDEDVPDFLMHKVTASDTGKTCLMKALLNINPNTKEIVRILLAFAEENDILGRFINAEYTEEAYEGQTALNIAIERRQGDIAAVLIAAGADVNAHAKGAFFNPKYQHEGFYFGETPLALAACTNQPEIVQLLMEHEQTDITSQDSRGNNILHALVTVAEDFKTQNDFVKRMYDMILLRSGNWELETTRNNDGLTPLQLAAKMGKAEILKYILSREIKEKRLRSLSRKFTDWAYGPVSSSLYDLTNVDTTTENSVLEITVYNTNIDNRHEMLTLEPLHTLLHMKWKKFAKHMFFLSFCFYFFYNITLTLVSYYRPREEEAVPHPLALTHKMGWLQLLGRMFVLIWAMCIAVKEGIAIFLLRPSDLQSILSDAWFHFVFFVQAVLVILSVFLYLFAYKEYLACLVLAMALGWANMLYYTRGFQSMGMYSVMIQKVILHDVLKFLFVYIVFLLGFGVALASLIEKCPKDNKDCSSYGSFSDAVLELFKLTIGLGDLNIQQNSKYPILFLFLLITYVILTFVLLLNMLIALMGETVENVSKESERIWRLQRARTILEFEKMLPEWLRSRFRMGELCKVAEDDFRLCLRINEVKWTEWKTHVSFLNEDPGPVRRTDFNKIQDSSRNNSKTTLNAFEEIEEFPETSV, from the exons atgagccaccacacctggcctagccCAGCTTTGAATCTGGACTTTGCTACCTATCTGCTGCgcggccttgg TGCACACTTCTTCCTGGAGATAGAAGGGTTTGAGCCCAACCCCACAGTTGCCAAGACCTCTCCTCCTGTCTTCTCCAAGCCCATGGATTCCAACATCCGGCAGTG CATCTCTGGTAACTGTGATGACATGGACTCCCCCCAGTCTCCTCAGGATGATGTGACAGAGACCCCATCCAATCCCAACAGCCCCAG TGCACACCTGGCCAAGGAAgagcagaggaggaaaaagaggcgGCTGAAGAAGTGCATCTTTGCAGCCGTGTCTGAGGGCTGCGTGGAGGAGTTGGTAGAGTTGCTGGTGGAGCTGCAGGAGCTTTGCAGGCGGCGCCATGATGAGGATGTGCCTG ACTTCCTCATGCACAAGGTGACGGCCTCCGACACGGGGAAGACCTGCCTGATGAAGGCCTTGTTAAACATCAACCCCAACACCAAGGAGATCGTGCGGATCCTGCTTGCCTTTGCTGAAGAGAACGACATCCTGGGCAGGTTCATCAATGCCGAGTACACAGAGGAGGCCTATGAAG GGCAGACGGCGCTGAACATCGCCATCGAGCGGCGGCAGGGGGACATCGCAGCCGTGCTCATCGCCGCCGGCGCCGACGTCAACGCGCACGCCAAGGGGGCCTTCTTCAACCCCAAGTACCAACACGAAGGCTTCTACTTCG GTGAGACGCCCCTGGCCCTGGCAGCATGCACCAACCAGCCCGAGATTGTGCAGCTGCTGATGGAGCACGAGCAGACGGACATCACCTCGCAGGACTCACGAGGCAACAACATCCTTCACGCCCTGGTGACCGTGGCCGAGGACTTCAAGACACAGAACGACTTTGTGAAGCGCATGTACGACATGATACTACTGCGGAGTGGCAACTGGGAGCTGGAGACCACTCGCAACAACGATGGCCTCACGCCGCTGCAGCTGGCCGCCAAGATGGGCAAGGCGGAG ATCCTGAAGTACATCCTCAGTCGTGAGATCAAGGAGAAGCGGCTCCGGAGCCTGTCCAGGAAGTTCACCGACTGGGCGTACGGACCCGTGTCGTCCTCCCTCTACGACCTTACCAACGTGGACACCACCACGGAGAACTCAGTGCTGGAAATCACTGTCTACAACACCAACATCGAC AACCGGCACGAGATGCTGACCCTGGAGCCGCTGCACACGCTGCTGCATATGAAGTGGAAGAAGTTTGCCAAGCACATGTTCTTTCTGtccttctgcttttatttcttctacaaCATCACCCTGACCCTCGTCTCGTACTACCGCCCCCGGGAGGAGGAG GCCGTCCCGCACCCCTTGGCCCTGACCCACAAGATGGGGTGGCTGCAGCTCCTAGGGAGGATGTTTGTGCTCATCTGGGCCATGTGCATCGCTGTAAAAGAG GGCATTGCCATCTTCCTGCTGAGACCCTCGGATCTGCAGTCCATCCTCTCAGATGCCTGGTTCCACTTTGTCTT TTTTGTCCAAGCTGTGCTTGTGATACTGTCTGTCTTCTTGTACTTGTTTGCCTACAAAGAGTACCTCGCCTGCCTCGTGCTGGCCATGGCCCTGGGCTGGGCGAACATGCTCTACTATACGCGGGGTTTCCAGTCCATGGGCATGTACAGCGTCATGATCCAGAAG GTCATTTTGCATGATGTTCTGAAGTTCTTGTTCGTATATATCGTGTTTTTGCTTGGATTTGGAGTAG CCTTGGCCTCGCTGATCGAGAAGTGTCCCAAAGACAACAAGGACTGCAGCTCCTACGGCAGTTTCAGCGACGCAGTGCTGGAACTCTTCAAGCTCACCATAGGCCTGGGTGACCTGAACATCCAGCAGAACTCCAAGTATCCCATTCTCTTTCTGTTCCTGCTCATCACCTATGTCATCCTCACCTTTGTTCTGCTCCTCAACATGCTCATTGCTCTGATGGGCGAGACTGTGGAGAACGTCTCCAAGGAGAGCGAACGCATCTGGCGCCTGCAG AGAGCCAGGACCATCTTGGAGTTTGAGAAAATGTTACCAGAATGGCTGAGGAGCAGATTCCGGATGGGAGAGCTGTGCAAAGTGGCCGAGGATGATTTCCGACTGTGTTTGCG GATCAATGAGGTGAAGTGGACTGAATGGAAGACGCACGTCTCCTTCCTTAACGAAGACCCGGGGCCTGTAAGACGAACAG atttCAACAAAATCCAAGATTCTTCCAGGAACAACAGCAAAACCACTCTCAATGCATTTGAAGAAATAGAGGAATTCCCGGAAACGTCGGTGTAG